The sequence below is a genomic window from Lolium perenne isolate Kyuss_39 chromosome 7, Kyuss_2.0, whole genome shotgun sequence.
GATAGGAAACAACAGTTTTCATAGGCAGTATGCTACTAGTCATCAACAGTGATTCGGGTGCTGTATTTGACTGCCTATGAATTCTTACATCTTCaaacacataagcttcttatttgAAATTTTTATTATGGAATCTTGGACCTTTGCTTGTTTAAAGATTATTCCATTCAAAGTGACCCTTCAATCATTTCTGTTTCCAATTGGCATTTTGAGATGGATTCAACTCGCGAATCTATACTCAGATGTATGTTTGCTTTCAGTGAAGCAGCTGTTCAGACATAAGTTGTGGATAAAAAATATGTTCCTTCATTTCTGTATGTGTTATAGATAATGTGTTTATTTTGTGGGCTTTTGCAGGCAATCTATTTGCTAGCAGCAACTACGTTGGAAGTCGATCCATCTAGGTACTGGAAAAATAATATTTTGGATTATTTCTGTTGTTTTTATTTTGGGTGTAAATGTATGTCCCGTTAATGTTAACATTGTTCCAAAAAAGAATGGTGTGGTTGTTCTGAACTGTAGTGGGATTTTTGTATTTCACATACTAGCTAACGTTGTAACTGTCATAAAGTGTTAAAAGAACAGTAGATGCAATGTAAGAAAATGAAGTGTTGCAACATTGACATTTAGGTTTCCATTATGGTCAACATACTCTATATTTTTTTACTGTATTTCCGTTGTTGCATCTTCTTATATCAGTTTACAGTTTTGTTATATTTATCTTTTTAAGTATGTGAATTATTTTGTGAAATATATCATATTAAAGTAAGTTTGCTAATGTTTTTTCTTTGGATATCAGTTGTGTTGTTGTTGAAGACAGTAACATAGGGCTTTCAGCGGCCAAAGCTGCTAGTATGAAGTGTATTGTAACCAAAAGCGGGTAATAACTTTCTTCCTGCAAACTTTACAGATGCATCGTATAACTTCCATATGATAGTTGGTACTTAGTATTCATCATTAAATTTAAACCTCTACAATGTGAGAAATATATAAGTACTATGTTTAAAGCAAAATAGGTCTCTATTCCCCTATTCCTGAAAAGGTTCTTTTTGGAGTGTCATCGCTATACAAACAGCCTGATCAGAAAATGAATGGTTTTGTAAGAATTCAGTTCAAGTACACAAAGGTTAATGAATTCACGACAATAAATGAAGGAAAGTCACTAGATAAACTGATTCATTGTAAATTTGTTCTAGAAGACTGCAGGTCCAACCAAAACATGCCATGTATGCAGTATGTACATGAAGGAAAAACAAACCAAAGTTGTTAACAAGTATTAGTATTGGTCTGTGTCTCTAGGAGTAGTATTAGTACTATTGGTATTGGGCTAGTCAATCCACTTATACACTTGAACAAAAACAAATTCTTATTTCTGAAGCCAAGTGGTGCAGTAAGAATGCACTTGTACTCCCTCCTTACCAAACTAGGATGCCTATAGTTTTTAGTCAAAGTTAAACTTTTTAAAGTTTGAGCAGctatatacaaaaaaaaaaatcaacatcTACAGTTTTGGATGCacataatatgaaaatatatttcatgatggttCTAAAAATATTAATTTGGGATTATAAACGTTTACACTTTTTTCTATATAGTTGGTCAAACTTTGAGAAAATTGACTTTACCTGAATATTATAGGCATCCTATTTTAGGATAGAGAGAGTATGTCATATATACTGCAAAACATTGTTGAGAAAGCTGACGCGGTTTTCAGCCAAATCAGTTGTGTACGTGCGGATTTGATAAAATGGCCTGGTTCAAGGTCAAAAATATCCCTTCGATTCTGGTTTTATGCAGGACATGGACATTGTTGCTTATTAGGCATATTCTAAGTACTAATGTTGAGAAGAAAGAACATTCATGTATTACTAAAAGAGACCTGGTGGTAACTTCCGTCAGGCCATGTTCTGGTTTATTGGGGGGAAATGGTTTTCAAGATACGAGGCATATGCAAATGCAATATTGCATCTCTATTTTGCTTTTATCCATAAGAGTTCAAACACCCTTATTTATTATGAATTGTGTACCTATAAACACCAGCGCAGAAATTTGGAATCGGGCACTAGGATTAGGAACTTTAGTTAGCAGAAAACCGAAGCATACTATCAGCATAATGAGTTTGTTCACAAGCCTAAAGAAGCACAGATGACATATTGGGTTGTCCATCTCCCAATTCATGATTTTCTTGCCTGCTTTATAAGTGAACTTCATATTCTTGTGCTGAACAGGTACACATCAGATGAGGACTTCGTGATAGCGGATGCCGTGTTCGATTGCATCGGTGACCCTCCGGAAGGACGCTTTGATTTGGAGTTCTGCGCCAACCTCCTCCAGAAACAATTCGTGAGCTGAGGCACACTCCCAAATCGGCCAGTCTCCTGCATAATACTGTACAGAAGTTCGCCCAGTGGTAACAATCGGTTGTAAAATGGTTTcgtatataaaaggaacacaattttTCTGTATGAAGAAACAATAAAGCATTCAACGGCACTTGCAAAATTGTTCGCTTTCTTGTAAATTTTTTGAATCAACGTTACCCCTGCTACATTATGAAATCGCCTGTTTTGTTTCATAACGTCATCTGTAGGGAAAATGTCGCTGCCTCTGGCCTACTTCAAATGGTATTGCATCCTTGTATATTTGTTTGCACATATTTTTATTAAAATGCACGGGATTGCCATTTTCGTTAAGTTCATCCCTTTTGCAGTCTCTTGAATTTTGTAATAAAGGGTGTTGACAGGAATCTCATACTAGCAACGGAGGTATATATCAGTAGGACATCGTTGACATTTGGACTGTACAATTAGCTTAAATATGTGTAATTATTTTATGGAGGTTTATATCGGTAGGAAATTGTTCTATAAAGACATTTGGACTGTAGAATTAGCTTAAATATGTGTAATTATTTTTTCTTTCCTCTGGCTCTCCAACTTAGAGAATTTGTTTGTTTAAAAGCCAAACCCTATGCATTCGTGTCCTACATACACCCATGAGATCTGCCCTTCAAGTTCTAATAAATTCATTTTCGTGCATTCCAAACGGGAATTAAACTAGTTCACGCAGAAAATGTCCAGCTGCCTATGGATGAGAACTGCTGCACGTCACATGCAATGGCATAATGAAGAGCAATTTGCGAAGATTTGAACATATTTGATCTCAAAAGGCATACAAGTGATTTCTAGGAACTCAAAACATAGAACACAATCTGAATAAATAAATATATCTATGACATCCTCTGATATTTACCAGCGCTGTGGCAGTATCTTTAGTCTCAACATAACAGTTAGAACTTTGGAGGTGTATCTGTGCTCAAAACATCACAAAAGAAAAGGTAAAGGCCTACAGGCTACCAGATGAATCGCCTCAAGAGCAAAACATTGCAAGCCTCCATATCTTGCTTGCCTCAAATTGCAACCGTAATACCAGTTACAGATTTTCCTCAGCCATCCTACTTCGATAGGGAACACAAGGCATAGTGGAACGGAAGGAAAATGTTCCAGCATGGGTATCAGAACGGGCGAACTCAGCTTCCATTCAAAGAGCAGTTCAAAAATTCCCTGATCCACCCTACTTCTTTTGGACGAGTCTCTTCCGTCGACGCTTTGGAGTGACCTCTTCATGTACACCATGTGTGACACCTAGAAGATTTAAGCCAGATACAATTGCATTCTTGGAAATAAACCACCCTGGCTGTTGTTCATCAATGGCAAGCTCCGCTGCTGGTCCGTTGTAAGCTCTCAACAGATTATCCGAGTTTAGCACATCTGCTCCCTCGCCAAGCCAGGCACGTCTTGATACCTCCCCGATTTGAATGTTCATCAATCTGTAATTTATGTGCAATCAGTTGCAATTGAGTGGCCAATACAGAATGTTCTAAAAGTCGCACCTTTAGGGGCAGTTCAATAATATACTCTATGTGGTTCAGTGAACAGGGGATATCCAAGCCAAATTATAGGGTAGGGGCAAAACCACATAACCATACAACATAAATGATATGGAGTACTTAATTCCTCACATGTGATGGACCTTCAGAATAGGTTATCATGGTGAAATTGATATTCTATCACAACAAATCATTTTATTATTAACAGTGTCGCATTAAGTATAACATTAGCATCCAAAtgctaatactccctccgtcctatgaAACTTGTCTAAACTTTGTCCACAGTGATGTTATCACAAATGAAATCTATAATACTCCCTTCATCCGTATCTAAAGTTTCATGGGACGAAGGGAGTACTATAGATTTCATTTGTGATAACATCACTGAAAATCCAACTCAAAGCGAGTCAGTAGCTCCGATTCAGAATGAAAAATTAAAGTTGGGGTTAAGTTAAACATGCATCCGTATCTACATAGAATGAACCATGTGAGTGTAAGCTTTTGGTGAAATTGCAGGGAAAATGATTCTGTAGagatctactccctccgttcccattTAATCGACGCCCTGCATGCATACAAGCTCTACTAACTAGGCTGTACTCCCacgtcaattaaaaaagaacagAGGTAGTACCTTATTGCTGTGCTGAAGAAGATTGTAACACCAAGAACATCAAAACGGTCAGCCATTGATCTTTCAAGACCACATAACATTTGATACCGCAGATTTGCATAAAGCCCATAGAAAGCTCCATAACTAAGAGCATTGTTGCTGATAGAAGGAACAGTCATCGATAACCTACATGTAACGAGAATGGTCAAACTAAAATTCGAAAAACATACAGATAAAATTGCATAATTAATTCATATAAACTGCAAATCTTAGCTCACCTTCTTTCTCTTCCAGCAGAAAGGACATTGGATAGACCACCTTGAATGGAGCCAACAATTAGCCCACCTAGGCAAAGCTCAGCAGCCTTGCTAAATAAGGACTGGGTTCTTGTTAGAAGATCAAACTGTCTCATAGGATAGCTCTTCTCGAATATATTGTTGGGAAGTTTCTGGATCATATATGAACGGCATGGCGCAAGTGAACAGAAAACTGCTAAATTGCAAACTGTGGCAGAAAATACATTGAGCAGCACCAAATCCCATTCTTGTTGGAACCTAACACCCAAGAAAAATTTAGGATTGGATGAGATAGATGCCGAAAATTCTGGGTTTGGACAGCAAAGAAACCAGAGCATACCTCTCCTTGCGATTCTTCATCTCCCACCAAACAGAAGAACTGACTGTAGCTAGCAACTCAAAGGTCATCTTGTGCAGGAAAGATGGATCTGCAAGCATTCTGCAATTTGGAGAAGAGATGTCAATTGTTAACTTAATATTGCTAAGTTGTAAAATCAACACAGGGGACATGCAAAGATTACGCATGTAATCAGAGTGCATGCTGACGCTATTTTAGCAATGGAGTAATACAACTCGGAATATAATGTTTAGGCCCACGTTAGTTATTCTGAATATATTTTCAACTAAACAAGTTCAAGATCAAGTACAACTCAATATACCGATGAAGCTGGAAGCTCCAACGATAATTCTGAATGTTACTACCCCCGTTCCATAAAACAAGGTGTATATATTTAGTCAAAAGTCAATGCATTATAAGTTTGACCAATCTTATAGATAAAAATATAAACATCTACAACAATGAACAAATACCCTGTGAAAATATATTCTATGATTAATCTATTGATATAGATTTGGTATTCTAGATATTGATATTTTTCACTATAGGATTGGTCAAATATTACAAGatgttgacttttgactaaaaAATATGACTTGTTTAATGGAACGGAGGTAGTAACCAGTAGCAATAGTAGATAATGATAAAAATAAATTAATAAATTATAGTTACAATATTAGACATTCCAAAGTACTGTGGCTAAAACCACTCATTCAAATTTCTGATATGTTGACTACCAGCTATCTAGAAAACATTTTAGCAAACATTAACGAAAAGGTTGTGTGCCAACACTGATTTAATCACCAGGAATTCTTATACAGCAAAATatgatttatttattttttgcAAGAGAATATGATTGAAGTTTGCTAATTTTACAACTTACAAGTAGAATTTTGATCCAGGATTCCAGGTATTAGGAGTAATATCATTAGATATAGGGATAGCAGAGAAAAGTTGTTCAGCATAGAGCCTTCCAGTTTTATACTATATTGGAAGCAATTGGCATGCAAGAAAGCACAGCATCTCACGTTCAACAAGATGACAATAACTTTAGAACGAAAATCTAATGTGTTGAACAGATACCACCCAACAACAAAAATTCAGATAGTACCTTCCAACAAGGCCACTTGAGAAGAAGCCTGGAAAAGCTCGAGAGAAATATCTAGCCTTTGTAGGCCTTCCAAAATTTGATAGATATTGGACCATCTGAGCAGAGCTGACCAAACCCTACAAAAAGTCAAAAACAATTCCAGTTGATATGGCTCCATGGTTTAGGATCAAAGCTCAAACTATCTGTAAAAGAATGCAGATAATTCAATTACCATTTCGTGAGCTTGACGCAAGCCAGCAGGCAAATTACTCATCGTTTTGTACCACTCTTGAAGAACAGCATCAACAAACTCTCTTTTAAAAAGCTGTTCAAACAGATAAACATAAAACACAATCAACTTAGAAACATTGATCATACTCGAGGAGCATGGGTAAGAGGGCTTCTTAGTGAGAGTTGGACCTCTTGTATAATAATACGTCTTCTGAAAAATCCaccttcttcatctccatcttcagAGTCTTCAAagtaatcatcatcatcaccatcatcatctccactaTTACCACCACCATAGCCAATTCGTCTCCCATTGTCTCCACCACCACTGCCGGTTGCCAGCTATAGTGTTTTGTAAAGACATGAGTCGTTAACAAACAAAGCTGTACATACTTTCAGTTCCTAAGAGATATACTGAACAACACCAATAGCACAGCAAACAGAATGACAAAACAATATTTTCAAAGTGGAACCTCCGAAAGCATATGCACAGTAAGAAAATGTAAATAGAAACAGACAACTGAACATAGCAAAGTGCACTATTGGACAACTTAAATTTCATGTGAAGATCAAACAGATCTCTACCAACTTACAATTTACCGTAGAAAAATGTTCAAAACAC
It includes:
- the LOC127313776 gene encoding protein RETICULATA-RELATED 1, chloroplastic is translated as MESAASLAVSHHRLAVPSARWHPRPSARLIRMPRPIRSPRLRVAAAAPSSSSSPPSRRDHAAAAGLERCLAATPATAPPEMKGGRRGTFGAVTIEKSKLDLSQKKLKGVQPELATGSGGGDNGRRIGYGGGNSGDDDGDDDDYFEDSEDGDEEGGFFRRRIIIQELFKREFVDAVLQEWYKTMSNLPAGLRQAHEMGLVSSAQMVQYLSNFGRPTKARYFSRAFPGFFSSGLVGRMLADPSFLHKMTFELLATVSSSVWWEMKNRKERFQQEWDLVLLNVFSATVCNLAVFCSLAPCRSYMIQKLPNNIFEKSYPMRQFDLLTRTQSLFSKAAELCLGGLIVGSIQGGLSNVLSAGRERRLSMTVPSISNNALSYGAFYGLYANLRYQMLCGLERSMADRFDVLGVTIFFSTAIRLMNIQIGEVSRRAWLGEGADVLNSDNLLRAYNGPAAELAIDEQQPGWFISKNAIVSGLNLLGVTHGVHEEVTPKRRRKRLVQKK